A genomic window from Aethina tumida isolate Nest 87 chromosome 4, icAetTumi1.1, whole genome shotgun sequence includes:
- the LOC109596090 gene encoding inter-alpha-trypsin inhibitor heavy chain H3 isoform X2: protein MGHLHQFIICLSTFISLAICAPQQSLVISSPPPPLDIPGTSESPVSEAPKPIPKIYEMNLETNVTNRFAKTLITSKVKNAEDEAAEATFSVIIPEQAFITGLIMEIDGKNYTAYVEEKQQAKKTYDEAVLRGQTAAHVSASARDSNRFSVDVNLEPQSKAVFYLTYEELLQRNKDQYEIVLNIHPGQPVKNLNAKVLINETRPLSFVRSPSLRSGNEIGKKSDNLDPEADIKNIDEKTAVVKFSPDVVKQKEYAKELGSKEDDGFAGQFIVQYDVKRDSQGGEVLVDDGYFVHFFAPKDIPAIPKYVVFVLDTSGSMYGIRIQQLKEAMQKILNDLDAKDVFNIVEFNTGAKIWNIDEMKVSYKEGDDYYYSPTVQNETLDVWPPFYSTKSIKNAEKVLEMLQAEGATNIQAALEVALKLIQKNKNDKNQPMIVFLTDGEVTQGESDVNKIIAKISELNTQEAAIFSLSFGDGADREFLRKVSLSNSGFSRHIYEGADAALQLQEFYREISSPLLTKVNFKYVSNVTGLTKTEFPILFDGSELVVAGRYAPNEKFEPAVVDCFGVNGPLKLPTSIEKPVTSIERLWAYLTVKQILQKRETSDNKTQLTKEALDIALKYAFVTDVTSLVVVKPNDTSTVEAEDASKTEFNRRLAYAPLAAGIQTFNSPLSTPLMYYPGRPAYQSFAEDTDSDRIEFESGGYLVYQTTVSPSPLIATHYDWLLSWIDQYGIFTYKNETYNLGVGQTMNGTLISCETPTKINGTCKLLESCNELSSIVKNLDILLSYSCKINEYTGVCCHDVMASSSSPSTPIN from the exons ATGGGGCATCTGcaccaatttattatatgtttgaGCACATTTATTTCGTTGGCGATATGTGCACCACAACAGTCTTTGGTGATATCTTCACCACCACCACCCCTGGACATCCCGGGAACATCAGAGAGTCCTGTAAGTGAAGCACCAAAACCCATTCCAAAAATCTACGAAATGAATTTGGAAACGAATGTCACAAATCGTTTCGCCAAAACACTGATAACAAGCAAAGTAAAGAACGCGGAAGATGAGGCTGCGGAAGCCACATTTTCGGTCATCATTCCCGAACAAGCCTTTATAACGGGTTTGATAATGGAAATCGATGGTAAAAACTACACAGCTTATGTTGAAGAAAAACAACAGGCGAAGAAGACGTACGACGAAGCCGTGTTGAGAGGACAAACCGCTGCGCACGTCAGTGCAAGTGCCAGAGACTCCAATCGTTTTTCGGTTGATGTTAATTTAGAACCTCAGAGCAAGgccgtattttatttaacctaCGAAGAGCTTCTGCAAAGGAACAAGGATCAATATGAAATTGTTCTCAACATCCATCCCGGACAACCTGTCAAGAATCTAAATGCTAAG gttttaataaatgagaCACGCCCCCTATCTTTTGTCAGGTCACCTTCCCTCAGATCTGGAAATGAAATAGGCAAAAAAAGTGACAATTTAGACCCAGAAGCTGacattaaaaacattgatGAAAAGACTGCAGTCGTTAAGTTTAGCCCAGATGTTGttaaacaaaaagaatatGCCAAAGAGTTAGGATCTAAAGAGGATGACGGATTTGCCGGTCAATTCATCGTTCAATACGACGTTAAAAGAGATAGCCAAGGAGGAGAAGTTTTGGTAGACGATGGTTACTTTGTACATTTCTTTGCCCCTAAGGATATTCCTGCAATACCCAAATATGTAGTTTTCGTACTGGACACAAGTGGAAGTATGTACGGAATTAGAATCCAGCAATTGAAGGAAGCCATgcaaaagattttaaatgaCTTGGATGCCAAAGATGTTTTCAATATCGTGGAGTTTAATACCGGTGCTAAAATTTGGAATATCGACGAAATGAAAGTGTCTTATAAAGAAGGTGACGATTATTATTACTCACCAACGGTCCAGAATGAAACG cTCGACGTTTGGCCTCCATTCTATAGTACTAAGTCGATCAAAAATGCCGAGAAAGTTCTTGAAATGTTACAGGCAGAAGGTGCTACTAACATTCAGGCTGCTTTGGAAGTAGCCCTAAAGTTAATCCAAAAGAACAAAAATGACAAGAATCAACCGATGATAGTGTTTTTAACTGATGGTGAAGTGACGCAGGGAGAATCTGAcgtcaacaaaattattgcCAAA ATTTCCGAACTGAACACTCAAGAGGCAGCAATTTTCTCTTTATCGTTCGGAGACGGTGCTGACAGAGAGTTTCTCCGGAAAGTTTCGTTGAGCAACTCCGGATTCTCTAGACATATTTACGAAGGCGCAGATGCTGCCCTACAACTTCAAGAATTTTACAGGGAGATTTCCTCTCCATTACTTAccaaagttaatttcaaatatgtgTCTAACGTCACTGGATTAACAAAGACGGAATTTCCAATTCTATTCGACGGAAGTGAATTGGTAGTAGCTGGACGTTATG CTCCTAATGAGAAGTTTGAACCAGCCGTGGTGGACTGCTTTGGTGTTAACGGACCATTAAAATTACCAACCTCCATTGAGAAGCCAGTTACTAGTATTGAAAGATTATGGGCTTACCTTACAGTGAAACAGATATTACAAAAAAGGGAAACGTCAgacaataaaacacaattgacaaaagaagCTTTGGATATTGCATTGAAGTATGCGTTTGTTACTGACGTCACTTCTTTGGTAGTTGTTAAGCCCAACGATACGAGTACTGTGGAGGCGGAAGATGCCTCCAAAACTGAATTTAATAGACGTCTTGCATACGCTCCTTTAGCAG ctgGTATTCAAACTTTCAACAGTCCATTATCCACCCCTTTGATGTATTACCCTGGTCGACCGGCATACCAAAGTTTTGCAGAag ATACCGATAGTGATAGAA TAGAATTCGAATCTGGTGGTTACTTGGTATATCAGACTACTGTTTCACCATCCCCTCTTATTGCTACACACTATGATTGGTTATTGAGTTGGATAGATCAGTATGGAATATTCACTTATAAAAATG AGACTTATAATTTGGGAGTGGGTCAAACAATGAACGGTACTCTAATTAGCTGTGAAACTCcaactaaaataaatggtaCCTGCAAACTGTTGGAGAGTTGCAATGAATTATCTTCGATTGTGAAAAACCTTGATATATTATTGTCCTATTCTTGCAAAATCAACGA ATACACCGGTGTGTGTTGTCACGATGTAATGGCAAGTTCATCTAGCCCTTCCACtcccattaattaa
- the LOC109596090 gene encoding inter-alpha-trypsin inhibitor heavy chain H3 isoform X5: protein MGHLHQFIICLSTFISLAICAPQQSLVISSPPPPLDIPGTSESPVSEAPKPIPKIYEMNLETNVTNRFAKTLITSKVKNAEDEAAEATFSVIIPEQAFITGLIMEIDGKNYTAYVEEKQQAKKTYDEAVLRGQTAAHVSASARDSNRFSVDVNLEPQSKAVFYLTYEELLQRNKDQYEIVLNIHPGQPVKNLNAKVLINETRPLSFVRSPSLRSGNEIGKKSDNLDPEADIKNIDEKTAVVKFSPDVVKQKEYAKELGSKEDDGFAGQFIVQYDVKRDSQGGEVLVDDGYFVHFFAPKDIPAIPKYVVFVLDTSGSMYGIRIQQLKEAMQKILNDLDAKDVFNIVEFNTGAKIWNIDEMKVSYKEGDDYYYSPTVQNETLDVWPPFYSTKSIKNAEKVLEMLQAEGATNIQAALEVALKLIQKNKNDKNQPMIVFLTDGEVTQGESDVNKIIAKISELNTQEAAIFSLSFGDGADREFLRKVSLSNSGFSRHIYEGADAALQLQEFYREISSPLLTKVNFKYVSNVTGLTKTEFPILFDGSELVVAGRYAPNEKFEPAVVDCFGVNGPLKLPTSIEKPVTSIERLWAYLTVKQILQKRETSDNKTQLTKEALDIALKYAFVTDVTSLVVVKPNDTSTVEAEDASKTEFNRRLAYAPLAAGIQTFNSPLSTPLMYYPGRPAYQSFAEVEFESGGYLVYQTTVSPSPLIATHYDWLLSWIDQYGIFTYKNETYNLGVGQTMNGTLISCETPTKINGTCKLLESCNELSSIVKNLDILLSYSCKINEYTGVCCHDVMASSSSPSTPIN, encoded by the exons ATGGGGCATCTGcaccaatttattatatgtttgaGCACATTTATTTCGTTGGCGATATGTGCACCACAACAGTCTTTGGTGATATCTTCACCACCACCACCCCTGGACATCCCGGGAACATCAGAGAGTCCTGTAAGTGAAGCACCAAAACCCATTCCAAAAATCTACGAAATGAATTTGGAAACGAATGTCACAAATCGTTTCGCCAAAACACTGATAACAAGCAAAGTAAAGAACGCGGAAGATGAGGCTGCGGAAGCCACATTTTCGGTCATCATTCCCGAACAAGCCTTTATAACGGGTTTGATAATGGAAATCGATGGTAAAAACTACACAGCTTATGTTGAAGAAAAACAACAGGCGAAGAAGACGTACGACGAAGCCGTGTTGAGAGGACAAACCGCTGCGCACGTCAGTGCAAGTGCCAGAGACTCCAATCGTTTTTCGGTTGATGTTAATTTAGAACCTCAGAGCAAGgccgtattttatttaacctaCGAAGAGCTTCTGCAAAGGAACAAGGATCAATATGAAATTGTTCTCAACATCCATCCCGGACAACCTGTCAAGAATCTAAATGCTAAG gttttaataaatgagaCACGCCCCCTATCTTTTGTCAGGTCACCTTCCCTCAGATCTGGAAATGAAATAGGCAAAAAAAGTGACAATTTAGACCCAGAAGCTGacattaaaaacattgatGAAAAGACTGCAGTCGTTAAGTTTAGCCCAGATGTTGttaaacaaaaagaatatGCCAAAGAGTTAGGATCTAAAGAGGATGACGGATTTGCCGGTCAATTCATCGTTCAATACGACGTTAAAAGAGATAGCCAAGGAGGAGAAGTTTTGGTAGACGATGGTTACTTTGTACATTTCTTTGCCCCTAAGGATATTCCTGCAATACCCAAATATGTAGTTTTCGTACTGGACACAAGTGGAAGTATGTACGGAATTAGAATCCAGCAATTGAAGGAAGCCATgcaaaagattttaaatgaCTTGGATGCCAAAGATGTTTTCAATATCGTGGAGTTTAATACCGGTGCTAAAATTTGGAATATCGACGAAATGAAAGTGTCTTATAAAGAAGGTGACGATTATTATTACTCACCAACGGTCCAGAATGAAACG cTCGACGTTTGGCCTCCATTCTATAGTACTAAGTCGATCAAAAATGCCGAGAAAGTTCTTGAAATGTTACAGGCAGAAGGTGCTACTAACATTCAGGCTGCTTTGGAAGTAGCCCTAAAGTTAATCCAAAAGAACAAAAATGACAAGAATCAACCGATGATAGTGTTTTTAACTGATGGTGAAGTGACGCAGGGAGAATCTGAcgtcaacaaaattattgcCAAA ATTTCCGAACTGAACACTCAAGAGGCAGCAATTTTCTCTTTATCGTTCGGAGACGGTGCTGACAGAGAGTTTCTCCGGAAAGTTTCGTTGAGCAACTCCGGATTCTCTAGACATATTTACGAAGGCGCAGATGCTGCCCTACAACTTCAAGAATTTTACAGGGAGATTTCCTCTCCATTACTTAccaaagttaatttcaaatatgtgTCTAACGTCACTGGATTAACAAAGACGGAATTTCCAATTCTATTCGACGGAAGTGAATTGGTAGTAGCTGGACGTTATG CTCCTAATGAGAAGTTTGAACCAGCCGTGGTGGACTGCTTTGGTGTTAACGGACCATTAAAATTACCAACCTCCATTGAGAAGCCAGTTACTAGTATTGAAAGATTATGGGCTTACCTTACAGTGAAACAGATATTACAAAAAAGGGAAACGTCAgacaataaaacacaattgacaaaagaagCTTTGGATATTGCATTGAAGTATGCGTTTGTTACTGACGTCACTTCTTTGGTAGTTGTTAAGCCCAACGATACGAGTACTGTGGAGGCGGAAGATGCCTCCAAAACTGAATTTAATAGACGTCTTGCATACGCTCCTTTAGCAG ctgGTATTCAAACTTTCAACAGTCCATTATCCACCCCTTTGATGTATTACCCTGGTCGACCGGCATACCAAAGTTTTGCAGAag TAGAATTCGAATCTGGTGGTTACTTGGTATATCAGACTACTGTTTCACCATCCCCTCTTATTGCTACACACTATGATTGGTTATTGAGTTGGATAGATCAGTATGGAATATTCACTTATAAAAATG AGACTTATAATTTGGGAGTGGGTCAAACAATGAACGGTACTCTAATTAGCTGTGAAACTCcaactaaaataaatggtaCCTGCAAACTGTTGGAGAGTTGCAATGAATTATCTTCGATTGTGAAAAACCTTGATATATTATTGTCCTATTCTTGCAAAATCAACGA ATACACCGGTGTGTGTTGTCACGATGTAATGGCAAGTTCATCTAGCCCTTCCACtcccattaattaa
- the LOC109596090 gene encoding inter-alpha-trypsin inhibitor heavy chain H3 isoform X3 gives MGHLHQFIICLSTFISLAICAPQQSLVISSPPPPLDIPGTSESPVSEAPKPIPKIYEMNLETNVTNRFAKTLITSKVKNAEDEAAEATFSVIIPEQAFITGLIMEIDGKNYTAYVEEKQQAKKTYDEAVLRGQTAAHVSASARDSNRFSVDVNLEPQSKAVFYLTYEELLQRNKDQYEIVLNIHPGQPVKNLNAKVLINETRPLSFVRSPSLRSGNEIGKKSDNLDPEADIKNIDEKTAVVKFSPDVVKQKEYAKELGSKEDDGFAGQFIVQYDVKRDSQGGEVLVDDGYFVHFFAPKDIPAIPKYVVFVLDTSGSMYGIRIQQLKEAMQKILNDLDAKDVFNIVEFNTGAKIWNIDEMKVSYKEGDDYYYSPTVQNETLDVWPPFYSTKSIKNAEKVLEMLQAEGATNIQAALEVALKLIQKNKNDKNQPMIVFLTDGEVTQGESDVNKIIAKISELNTQEAAIFSLSFGDGADREFLRKVSLSNSGFSRHIYEGADAALQLQEFYREISSPLLTKVNFKYVSNVTGLTKTEFPILFDGSELVVAGRYAPNEKFEPAVVDCFGVNGPLKLPTSIEKPVTSIERLWAYLTVKQILQKRETSDNKTQLTKEALDIALKYAFVTDVTSLVVVKPNDTSTVEAEDASKTEFNRRLAYAPLAAGIQTFNSPLSTPLMYYPGRPAYQSFAEADTDSDRKFESGGYLVYQTTVSPSPLIATHYDWLLSWIDQYGIFTYKNETYNLGVGQTMNGTLISCETPTKINGTCKLLESCNELSSIVKNLDILLSYSCKINEYTGVCCHDVMASSSSPSTPIN, from the exons ATGGGGCATCTGcaccaatttattatatgtttgaGCACATTTATTTCGTTGGCGATATGTGCACCACAACAGTCTTTGGTGATATCTTCACCACCACCACCCCTGGACATCCCGGGAACATCAGAGAGTCCTGTAAGTGAAGCACCAAAACCCATTCCAAAAATCTACGAAATGAATTTGGAAACGAATGTCACAAATCGTTTCGCCAAAACACTGATAACAAGCAAAGTAAAGAACGCGGAAGATGAGGCTGCGGAAGCCACATTTTCGGTCATCATTCCCGAACAAGCCTTTATAACGGGTTTGATAATGGAAATCGATGGTAAAAACTACACAGCTTATGTTGAAGAAAAACAACAGGCGAAGAAGACGTACGACGAAGCCGTGTTGAGAGGACAAACCGCTGCGCACGTCAGTGCAAGTGCCAGAGACTCCAATCGTTTTTCGGTTGATGTTAATTTAGAACCTCAGAGCAAGgccgtattttatttaacctaCGAAGAGCTTCTGCAAAGGAACAAGGATCAATATGAAATTGTTCTCAACATCCATCCCGGACAACCTGTCAAGAATCTAAATGCTAAG gttttaataaatgagaCACGCCCCCTATCTTTTGTCAGGTCACCTTCCCTCAGATCTGGAAATGAAATAGGCAAAAAAAGTGACAATTTAGACCCAGAAGCTGacattaaaaacattgatGAAAAGACTGCAGTCGTTAAGTTTAGCCCAGATGTTGttaaacaaaaagaatatGCCAAAGAGTTAGGATCTAAAGAGGATGACGGATTTGCCGGTCAATTCATCGTTCAATACGACGTTAAAAGAGATAGCCAAGGAGGAGAAGTTTTGGTAGACGATGGTTACTTTGTACATTTCTTTGCCCCTAAGGATATTCCTGCAATACCCAAATATGTAGTTTTCGTACTGGACACAAGTGGAAGTATGTACGGAATTAGAATCCAGCAATTGAAGGAAGCCATgcaaaagattttaaatgaCTTGGATGCCAAAGATGTTTTCAATATCGTGGAGTTTAATACCGGTGCTAAAATTTGGAATATCGACGAAATGAAAGTGTCTTATAAAGAAGGTGACGATTATTATTACTCACCAACGGTCCAGAATGAAACG cTCGACGTTTGGCCTCCATTCTATAGTACTAAGTCGATCAAAAATGCCGAGAAAGTTCTTGAAATGTTACAGGCAGAAGGTGCTACTAACATTCAGGCTGCTTTGGAAGTAGCCCTAAAGTTAATCCAAAAGAACAAAAATGACAAGAATCAACCGATGATAGTGTTTTTAACTGATGGTGAAGTGACGCAGGGAGAATCTGAcgtcaacaaaattattgcCAAA ATTTCCGAACTGAACACTCAAGAGGCAGCAATTTTCTCTTTATCGTTCGGAGACGGTGCTGACAGAGAGTTTCTCCGGAAAGTTTCGTTGAGCAACTCCGGATTCTCTAGACATATTTACGAAGGCGCAGATGCTGCCCTACAACTTCAAGAATTTTACAGGGAGATTTCCTCTCCATTACTTAccaaagttaatttcaaatatgtgTCTAACGTCACTGGATTAACAAAGACGGAATTTCCAATTCTATTCGACGGAAGTGAATTGGTAGTAGCTGGACGTTATG CTCCTAATGAGAAGTTTGAACCAGCCGTGGTGGACTGCTTTGGTGTTAACGGACCATTAAAATTACCAACCTCCATTGAGAAGCCAGTTACTAGTATTGAAAGATTATGGGCTTACCTTACAGTGAAACAGATATTACAAAAAAGGGAAACGTCAgacaataaaacacaattgacaaaagaagCTTTGGATATTGCATTGAAGTATGCGTTTGTTACTGACGTCACTTCTTTGGTAGTTGTTAAGCCCAACGATACGAGTACTGTGGAGGCGGAAGATGCCTCCAAAACTGAATTTAATAGACGTCTTGCATACGCTCCTTTAGCAG ctgGTATTCAAACTTTCAACAGTCCATTATCCACCCCTTTGATGTATTACCCTGGTCGACCGGCATACCAAAGTTTTGCAGAag CAGATACCGATAGTGATAGAA AATTCGAATCTGGTGGTTACTTGGTATATCAGACTACTGTTTCACCATCCCCTCTTATTGCTACACACTATGATTGGTTATTGAGTTGGATAGATCAGTATGGAATATTCACTTATAAAAATG AGACTTATAATTTGGGAGTGGGTCAAACAATGAACGGTACTCTAATTAGCTGTGAAACTCcaactaaaataaatggtaCCTGCAAACTGTTGGAGAGTTGCAATGAATTATCTTCGATTGTGAAAAACCTTGATATATTATTGTCCTATTCTTGCAAAATCAACGA ATACACCGGTGTGTGTTGTCACGATGTAATGGCAAGTTCATCTAGCCCTTCCACtcccattaattaa
- the LOC109596090 gene encoding inter-alpha-trypsin inhibitor heavy chain H3 isoform X1: protein MGHLHQFIICLSTFISLAICAPQQSLVISSPPPPLDIPGTSESPVSEAPKPIPKIYEMNLETNVTNRFAKTLITSKVKNAEDEAAEATFSVIIPEQAFITGLIMEIDGKNYTAYVEEKQQAKKTYDEAVLRGQTAAHVSASARDSNRFSVDVNLEPQSKAVFYLTYEELLQRNKDQYEIVLNIHPGQPVKNLNAKVLINETRPLSFVRSPSLRSGNEIGKKSDNLDPEADIKNIDEKTAVVKFSPDVVKQKEYAKELGSKEDDGFAGQFIVQYDVKRDSQGGEVLVDDGYFVHFFAPKDIPAIPKYVVFVLDTSGSMYGIRIQQLKEAMQKILNDLDAKDVFNIVEFNTGAKIWNIDEMKVSYKEGDDYYYSPTVQNETLDVWPPFYSTKSIKNAEKVLEMLQAEGATNIQAALEVALKLIQKNKNDKNQPMIVFLTDGEVTQGESDVNKIIAKISELNTQEAAIFSLSFGDGADREFLRKVSLSNSGFSRHIYEGADAALQLQEFYREISSPLLTKVNFKYVSNVTGLTKTEFPILFDGSELVVAGRYAPNEKFEPAVVDCFGVNGPLKLPTSIEKPVTSIERLWAYLTVKQILQKRETSDNKTQLTKEALDIALKYAFVTDVTSLVVVKPNDTSTVEAEDASKTEFNRRLAYAPLAAGIQTFNSPLSTPLMYYPGRPAYQSFAEADTDSDRIEFESGGYLVYQTTVSPSPLIATHYDWLLSWIDQYGIFTYKNETYNLGVGQTMNGTLISCETPTKINGTCKLLESCNELSSIVKNLDILLSYSCKINEYTGVCCHDVMASSSSPSTPIN, encoded by the exons ATGGGGCATCTGcaccaatttattatatgtttgaGCACATTTATTTCGTTGGCGATATGTGCACCACAACAGTCTTTGGTGATATCTTCACCACCACCACCCCTGGACATCCCGGGAACATCAGAGAGTCCTGTAAGTGAAGCACCAAAACCCATTCCAAAAATCTACGAAATGAATTTGGAAACGAATGTCACAAATCGTTTCGCCAAAACACTGATAACAAGCAAAGTAAAGAACGCGGAAGATGAGGCTGCGGAAGCCACATTTTCGGTCATCATTCCCGAACAAGCCTTTATAACGGGTTTGATAATGGAAATCGATGGTAAAAACTACACAGCTTATGTTGAAGAAAAACAACAGGCGAAGAAGACGTACGACGAAGCCGTGTTGAGAGGACAAACCGCTGCGCACGTCAGTGCAAGTGCCAGAGACTCCAATCGTTTTTCGGTTGATGTTAATTTAGAACCTCAGAGCAAGgccgtattttatttaacctaCGAAGAGCTTCTGCAAAGGAACAAGGATCAATATGAAATTGTTCTCAACATCCATCCCGGACAACCTGTCAAGAATCTAAATGCTAAG gttttaataaatgagaCACGCCCCCTATCTTTTGTCAGGTCACCTTCCCTCAGATCTGGAAATGAAATAGGCAAAAAAAGTGACAATTTAGACCCAGAAGCTGacattaaaaacattgatGAAAAGACTGCAGTCGTTAAGTTTAGCCCAGATGTTGttaaacaaaaagaatatGCCAAAGAGTTAGGATCTAAAGAGGATGACGGATTTGCCGGTCAATTCATCGTTCAATACGACGTTAAAAGAGATAGCCAAGGAGGAGAAGTTTTGGTAGACGATGGTTACTTTGTACATTTCTTTGCCCCTAAGGATATTCCTGCAATACCCAAATATGTAGTTTTCGTACTGGACACAAGTGGAAGTATGTACGGAATTAGAATCCAGCAATTGAAGGAAGCCATgcaaaagattttaaatgaCTTGGATGCCAAAGATGTTTTCAATATCGTGGAGTTTAATACCGGTGCTAAAATTTGGAATATCGACGAAATGAAAGTGTCTTATAAAGAAGGTGACGATTATTATTACTCACCAACGGTCCAGAATGAAACG cTCGACGTTTGGCCTCCATTCTATAGTACTAAGTCGATCAAAAATGCCGAGAAAGTTCTTGAAATGTTACAGGCAGAAGGTGCTACTAACATTCAGGCTGCTTTGGAAGTAGCCCTAAAGTTAATCCAAAAGAACAAAAATGACAAGAATCAACCGATGATAGTGTTTTTAACTGATGGTGAAGTGACGCAGGGAGAATCTGAcgtcaacaaaattattgcCAAA ATTTCCGAACTGAACACTCAAGAGGCAGCAATTTTCTCTTTATCGTTCGGAGACGGTGCTGACAGAGAGTTTCTCCGGAAAGTTTCGTTGAGCAACTCCGGATTCTCTAGACATATTTACGAAGGCGCAGATGCTGCCCTACAACTTCAAGAATTTTACAGGGAGATTTCCTCTCCATTACTTAccaaagttaatttcaaatatgtgTCTAACGTCACTGGATTAACAAAGACGGAATTTCCAATTCTATTCGACGGAAGTGAATTGGTAGTAGCTGGACGTTATG CTCCTAATGAGAAGTTTGAACCAGCCGTGGTGGACTGCTTTGGTGTTAACGGACCATTAAAATTACCAACCTCCATTGAGAAGCCAGTTACTAGTATTGAAAGATTATGGGCTTACCTTACAGTGAAACAGATATTACAAAAAAGGGAAACGTCAgacaataaaacacaattgacaaaagaagCTTTGGATATTGCATTGAAGTATGCGTTTGTTACTGACGTCACTTCTTTGGTAGTTGTTAAGCCCAACGATACGAGTACTGTGGAGGCGGAAGATGCCTCCAAAACTGAATTTAATAGACGTCTTGCATACGCTCCTTTAGCAG ctgGTATTCAAACTTTCAACAGTCCATTATCCACCCCTTTGATGTATTACCCTGGTCGACCGGCATACCAAAGTTTTGCAGAag CAGATACCGATAGTGATAGAA TAGAATTCGAATCTGGTGGTTACTTGGTATATCAGACTACTGTTTCACCATCCCCTCTTATTGCTACACACTATGATTGGTTATTGAGTTGGATAGATCAGTATGGAATATTCACTTATAAAAATG AGACTTATAATTTGGGAGTGGGTCAAACAATGAACGGTACTCTAATTAGCTGTGAAACTCcaactaaaataaatggtaCCTGCAAACTGTTGGAGAGTTGCAATGAATTATCTTCGATTGTGAAAAACCTTGATATATTATTGTCCTATTCTTGCAAAATCAACGA ATACACCGGTGTGTGTTGTCACGATGTAATGGCAAGTTCATCTAGCCCTTCCACtcccattaattaa